From Neisseria musculi, the proteins below share one genomic window:
- the lpdA gene encoding dihydrolipoyl dehydrogenase — MSQFDVVVIGAGPGGYIAAIRAAQLGLKTACIDAGVNKAGDAPALGGTCLNVGCIPSKALLQSSEHFHAAQHDFAEHGITVGNVKFNAAKMIERKDTIVTKLTGGIKFLFHKNKVESLFGKGSLKGRNGDLWQVEVDNKGEKSLIEAKNVIIATGSVPRPLPLVDIDNVNVLDNEGALNLTAVPKKLGVIGSGVIGLEMGSVWKRVGSEVTILEAMPTFLAAADQQIAKEAFKIFTKEQGLVIELGVKLNEIKNSKKGVTVAYEAGGQAKEETFDKLIVSIGRIPNTEGLNAEAAGLEKDGRGFIKVDDECRTNLPNVWAIGDVVRGPMLAHKASDEGVAVAERIAGQKPHLDFNTIPFVIYTDPEIAWVGKTEEQLKAEGANYKKGTSGFAANGRALGLGKAKGMVKVLADAETDRILGVHMIGPMVSELVAEGVTGLEFKASSEDIARIVHAHPTLSEVLHEASLAVDKRALHG, encoded by the coding sequence ATGTCTCAATTTGATGTAGTCGTTATCGGTGCCGGCCCTGGCGGTTATATTGCCGCTATCCGTGCCGCTCAACTGGGCTTGAAAACCGCCTGTATCGATGCGGGCGTAAACAAAGCGGGTGATGCGCCGGCTTTGGGCGGCACCTGTTTAAACGTAGGCTGCATTCCTTCCAAAGCTTTGCTGCAGTCTTCAGAACATTTCCATGCCGCACAACATGATTTTGCCGAACACGGCATTACTGTCGGCAATGTGAAATTCAACGCAGCCAAAATGATCGAGCGTAAAGACACCATTGTTACCAAGCTGACGGGCGGAATCAAATTCCTGTTTCACAAAAACAAAGTCGAAAGCCTGTTTGGCAAAGGTTCTTTGAAAGGCCGCAACGGTGATTTGTGGCAGGTTGAAGTGGACAACAAAGGCGAAAAAAGCCTGATAGAAGCCAAAAACGTGATTATCGCTACCGGCTCCGTGCCGAGGCCGCTGCCGTTGGTCGATATCGACAATGTAAACGTGTTGGACAACGAAGGCGCATTGAACCTGACTGCGGTGCCGAAAAAGCTGGGGGTGATCGGCTCGGGCGTAATCGGTTTGGAAATGGGGTCGGTATGGAAGCGTGTCGGCTCCGAAGTAACGATTCTTGAGGCCATGCCCACATTCTTAGCGGCTGCCGACCAGCAAATCGCCAAAGAAGCGTTCAAGATTTTCACCAAAGAACAGGGTTTGGTGATTGAGCTGGGCGTGAAGTTGAACGAAATCAAAAACAGCAAAAAAGGCGTTACCGTTGCCTATGAAGCAGGCGGTCAGGCCAAAGAAGAAACGTTCGACAAACTGATTGTTTCCATCGGGCGCATTCCGAACACCGAAGGCCTGAATGCCGAAGCGGCGGGTTTGGAAAAAGACGGGCGCGGCTTTATTAAGGTGGATGATGAATGCCGCACCAACCTGCCCAACGTTTGGGCGATTGGCGATGTGGTACGCGGCCCGATGCTGGCACACAAAGCCAGTGATGAAGGCGTTGCCGTGGCCGAACGCATTGCAGGCCAAAAGCCGCATTTGGATTTCAACACGATTCCGTTTGTGATTTACACAGATCCTGAAATCGCATGGGTGGGCAAAACCGAAGAGCAGTTGAAAGCAGAAGGCGCAAACTATAAAAAAGGCACTTCGGGCTTTGCCGCCAACGGCCGGGCTTTAGGTTTGGGTAAAGCCAAGGGCATGGTCAAAGTGTTGGCAGATGCCGAAACCGACCGTATTCTCGGCGTGCACATGATAGGCCCGATGGTGAGCGAACTGGTGGCCGAAGGCGTTACCGGCCTTGAATTCAAGGCCAGCAGCGAAGACATTGCCCGCATTGTTCACGCCCATCCGACTTTGTCGGAGGTGTTGCACGAAGCTTCTTTGGCGGTGGACAAACGCGCCCTTCACGGCTGA
- a CDS encoding Fur family transcriptional regulator, whose product MTTKQKILTQAKQDGVQVTALREQVLDIILQQTGVIKAYNVLSQMQQQSDGAVAPPTAYRALDFWAEQGVLHKVAAVNGYVLCSHARHDCSACCSEHGEAAHQSAFILVCTECGAVDEQTLSREWSALRAGVAAGGFALKEEHVVLTGTCKKCQQTKPKYT is encoded by the coding sequence ATGACCACGAAACAGAAAATCCTTACCCAAGCCAAGCAAGACGGCGTGCAGGTAACTGCATTGCGCGAACAGGTGTTGGACATCATCTTGCAGCAAACCGGCGTGATTAAAGCCTATAACGTGCTTTCGCAAATGCAGCAGCAGAGTGACGGTGCAGTTGCCCCACCCACTGCTTACCGCGCTTTAGACTTTTGGGCTGAGCAGGGCGTTTTGCACAAAGTAGCAGCCGTAAACGGTTATGTGTTGTGCAGTCATGCCCGGCACGACTGCAGCGCCTGTTGCAGCGAACACGGCGAAGCCGCCCACCAAAGCGCCTTTATTCTGGTGTGCACCGAATGCGGCGCAGTGGATGAGCAAACGCTCAGCCGCGAATGGTCGGCTCTGCGGGCGGGCGTGGCTGCCGGTGGCTTTGCCTTGAAAGAAGAACACGTTGTTTTAACAGGAACCTGCAAAAAATGCCAGCAAACAAAACCAAAGTACACCTAA
- a CDS encoding CobW family GTP-binding protein encodes MPANKTKVHLISGFLGTGKTTAIKSLMEQKDPGEKWVIIVNEFGEIGIDGAVLSDNGIPVAEIAGGCLCCTAGAQLGATVQKMLRDAKPDRLVIEASGLAHAASVIDDLKVKPLREQLEIAAVFTVVDPRQFVNPDYAQQALYKDQIGVCDVLVASKTDLCTPEELAQFREQAAKLFPPKAKVAEVENARMEIAWLDIPVIEKPRYRLKGLSDNTMGFQSQGFTFPAGKNFDGEKLTDFFNGLPRFAEGLVRAKGVFQVMDTWVWLNWVDGKWGASQVSWRRDSRFELIAKSFDADLIEKKLGNALE; translated from the coding sequence ATGCCAGCAAACAAAACCAAAGTACACCTAATCTCGGGCTTTTTGGGCACCGGCAAAACCACCGCCATCAAAAGCCTGATGGAGCAAAAAGACCCCGGCGAAAAATGGGTGATTATCGTGAACGAGTTCGGCGAAATCGGCATTGACGGTGCCGTGCTGAGCGATAACGGCATTCCTGTGGCCGAAATTGCCGGCGGCTGCCTGTGTTGCACTGCCGGCGCACAATTGGGCGCGACCGTGCAGAAAATGCTGCGCGATGCCAAACCCGACCGCTTGGTGATAGAAGCCAGCGGCCTGGCACACGCCGCCAGCGTGATTGACGATTTAAAAGTCAAACCGCTGCGGGAGCAACTCGAAATTGCGGCTGTGTTTACCGTGGTCGATCCGCGCCAGTTTGTGAACCCCGATTATGCGCAGCAGGCGCTTTATAAAGACCAAATCGGCGTGTGCGATGTGTTGGTGGCAAGCAAAACCGATTTGTGTACTCCAGAAGAATTGGCGCAGTTCCGTGAGCAAGCCGCCAAGCTGTTTCCGCCCAAAGCCAAAGTGGCGGAAGTGGAAAACGCCCGCATGGAAATCGCCTGGCTTGATATTCCCGTTATCGAAAAACCGCGCTACCGCCTCAAAGGGCTGTCCGACAACACCATGGGTTTTCAGTCGCAAGGCTTTACCTTTCCCGCAGGGAAAAATTTCGATGGTGAGAAACTCACCGATTTCTTTAACGGCTTACCCCGGTTTGCCGAAGGTTTGGTGCGTGCCAAAGGCGTATTTCAGGTGATGGACACTTGGGTGTGGCTCAACTGGGTAGACGGCAAATGGGGTGCCAGCCAGGTTTCATGGCGGCGCGACAGCCGGTTTGAACTGATTGCCAAATCGTTTGATGCCGACTTAATCGAAAAAAAGCTGGGCAACGCGCTGGAATAG
- a CDS encoding YegP family protein has product MAIFELKKSDSGEFHFNFVGDNDKTILRSEQYTSKASAQNGIESVRNNAGNDARYELKTSTSGKLYFNLKAANGQIIGTSMMYADEAGREAAVAGLKSSAAQAGVVEG; this is encoded by the coding sequence ATGGCAATTTTTGAGTTGAAAAAAAGCGATTCCGGCGAATTTCATTTTAATTTTGTCGGCGATAACGATAAAACCATTCTGCGCAGCGAGCAATACACCAGTAAGGCTTCGGCGCAAAACGGCATCGAATCCGTGCGCAACAATGCAGGCAACGATGCGCGCTACGAGTTGAAAACCAGCACTTCGGGCAAACTCTATTTCAATCTGAAAGCCGCCAACGGCCAGATTATCGGCACCAGCATGATGTATGCCGATGAAGCCGGCCGTGAGGCTGCCGTTGCCGGCCTGAAAAGCAGTGCCGCACAGGCGGGCGTGGTGGAAGGTTGA
- the serB gene encoding phosphoserine phosphatase SerB, protein MPHVLVLQHPVLSQCDLSVLNALQLPSAEINGSVLRIPVSATFRLPENAAAALERQRIDHAVLPDSAFSDLGLMVSDMDSTLITIECIDEIAAGAGLKTQVAEITGQAMRGELDFEQSLRRRVALLTGLGEQVLQQVYEQVLQLSPGAGYLLAECKKHGVAFLLVSGGFTFFTGRLQQRLGFEYHHANVLEISDGRLTGKLTGSIIDAQTKADLLAGYREKLGLAEHQVAAVGDGANDIPMLLAAGTGIAYRAKPKVRQHADACINFCGLEAVRGWFR, encoded by the coding sequence ATGCCGCACGTACTCGTTCTCCAACACCCCGTCCTTTCCCAATGTGATTTGAGCGTTTTAAACGCCCTGCAACTGCCTTCGGCCGAAATAAACGGCAGCGTGTTACGCATTCCCGTTTCCGCAACGTTCAGGCTGCCTGAAAATGCCGCCGCCGCGCTGGAGCGCCAACGCATCGACCATGCCGTGCTGCCCGATTCGGCCTTTTCCGATTTGGGGCTGATGGTGAGCGATATGGATTCCACCCTGATTACCATCGAATGCATAGACGAAATCGCTGCCGGTGCCGGCCTCAAAACACAAGTGGCGGAGATCACCGGGCAGGCCATGCGCGGCGAATTGGATTTCGAGCAGTCGCTGCGCCGGCGCGTTGCCTTATTGACCGGCTTGGGCGAACAGGTGTTGCAGCAGGTGTATGAGCAAGTGCTGCAGCTCTCGCCCGGTGCGGGATACCTGCTGGCCGAGTGCAAAAAACACGGTGTGGCGTTTTTACTGGTGTCGGGCGGCTTCACTTTTTTTACCGGCCGCCTGCAACAGCGGCTGGGGTTTGAATACCACCACGCCAATGTTTTAGAAATTTCAGACGGCCGCTTAACCGGCAAACTCACCGGCAGCATCATTGATGCCCAAACCAAAGCCGATTTATTGGCCGGATACCGCGAAAAACTGGGGCTGGCCGAACATCAGGTGGCGGCGGTGGGCGATGGTGCCAACGATATCCCCATGCTGCTTGCAGCCGGCACGGGCATCGCCTACCGCGCCAAACCGAAAGTGCGGCAACACGCCGATGCCTGCATCAATTTCTGCGGCCTCGAAGCCGTGCGCGGCTGGTTCCGATAA